From a region of the Corvus cornix cornix isolate S_Up_H32 chromosome 2, ASM73873v5, whole genome shotgun sequence genome:
- the CCM2 gene encoding cerebral cavernous malformations 2 protein isoform X1, with amino-acid sequence MGSCPGPGSLPSSICHVGQRKLWPWHFRPQTPRFRHPQNKENAPQGPRGSPGTARSCSPGGNSMEDEPGIVSPFKRVFLKGEKGRDKKAQEKVTERRPLHTVVVALPDRVEPDLLLHDYIEKEVKYLGQLTSIPGYLNPSSRTEILHLIDNAKRAHQLPGQLTPEHDAVISLSAYNIKLVWRDGEDLILRVPIHDIASVSYIRDDSAHLVVLKTAQDPGISPSQSLCAEGSKALTSGSLSESAGGPLESCCLVVLATENKVGAEELCSLLSQVFQIVYTESTIDFLDRAIFDGASTPTRHLSLHSDDSSTKVDVKEPFEADASTFSFADTLEAGDTSPSSFSARPSPHVTTASESELSTTATELLQDYMMTLRTKLSSQEIQQFAMLLHEYRNGASIHEFCINLKQLYGDSRKFLLLGLRPFIPEKDSQHFENFLETIGVKDGRGIITDSFGRYRRSLGAASASNGTGAASSSDEQSVPSEEDEWDRMISHISSDIEALGCSLDRDSS; translated from the exons atgggcTCGTGCCCCGGCCCTGGTTCCCTCCCCAGCTCGATCTGTCACGTGGGACAGAGGAAGCTGTGGCCGTGGCACTTCCGGCCCCAAACGCCTCGGTTCCGGCACCCCCAGAACAAGGAGAACGCTCCCCAGGGCCCCCGCGGCTCCCCCGGCACAGCTCggtcctgctctcctggtgGGAATTCCATGGAGGACGAG cctggaatTGTGTCTCCGTTCAAGCGAGTGTTCCTGAAGGGGGAGAAGGGCCGGGATAAGAAGGCGCAGGAGAAGGTGACGGAGCGGCGGCCGCTGCACACGGTGGTGGTGGCGCTGCCCGACCGCGTGGAGCCCGACCTGCTGCTCCACGACTACATCGAGAAGGAAGTCAAG TATTTAGGGCAGCTCACCTCCATCCCAGGGTACCTGAACCCCTCCAGCCGCACAGAGATCCTGCACTTGATCGACAATGCCAAG AGAGCCCATCAGCTCCCGGGGCAGCTGACCCCGGAGCACGACGCCGTCATCAGCCTCTCTGCCTACAACATCAAACTGGTGTGGAGGGACGGGGAGGATCTGATCCTCAGGGTGCCCATCCACGACATCGCCTCCGTGTCCTACATCCGGGATGACTCTGCACACCTGGTCGTGCTCAAGACAG cTCAGGATCCCGGGATCTCGCCGAGCCAGAGCCTGTGTGCCGAGGGCTCCAAGGCGCTGACGTCGGGCTCGCTGTCGGAGAGCGCCGGGGGGCCCCTGGAGTCCTGTTGCCTGGTGGTCCTGGCCACGGAGAACAAG GTGGGTGCCGAGGAGTtgtgctccctgctcagccaagTCTTCCAGATTGTTTACACCGAGTCCACCATCGACTTCCTGGACCGCGCCATTTTCGACGGCGCCTCGACGCCGACGCGGcacctgtccctgcacagcG atgACTCTTCCACCAAAGTGGATGTGAAGGAGCCCTTCGAGGCGGACGCCAGCACTTT TTCCTTTGCAGACACCCTGGAGGCCGGGGACACGTCCCCGTCATCCTTCTCGGCGCGCCCGTCCCCACACGTGACCACGGCCAGCGAGAGCGAGCTCAGCACCACGGCCACCGAGCTGCTGCAGGACTACATGATGACG CTCCGCACGAAGCTGTCCTCGCAGGAGATCCAGCAGTTCGCCATGCTGCTGCACGAGTACCGCAACGGGGCCTCCATCCATGAGTTCTGCATCAACCTCAAGCAGCTCTACGGGGACAGCAGGAAATTCCTGCTCCTGG GCCTGCGTCCCTTCATCCCGGAGAAGGACAGCCAGCACTTCGAGAACTTCCTGGAGACCATCGGGGTGAAGGATGGCCGCGGGATCATCACGGACAGCTTCGGCCGCTACCGGCGCTCCCTGGGCGCCGCCTCCGCCTCCAACGGCACCGGCGCCGCCAGCAGCTCCGACGAGCAGTCGGTGCCCTCGGAGGAGGACGAGTGGGACCGGATGATCTCCCACATCAGCAGCGACATCGAggccctgggctgcagcct
- the CCM2 gene encoding cerebral cavernous malformations 2 protein isoform X2: protein MEEEGKKGKKPGIVSPFKRVFLKGEKGRDKKAQEKVTERRPLHTVVVALPDRVEPDLLLHDYIEKEVKYLGQLTSIPGYLNPSSRTEILHLIDNAKRAHQLPGQLTPEHDAVISLSAYNIKLVWRDGEDLILRVPIHDIASVSYIRDDSAHLVVLKTAQDPGISPSQSLCAEGSKALTSGSLSESAGGPLESCCLVVLATENKVGAEELCSLLSQVFQIVYTESTIDFLDRAIFDGASTPTRHLSLHSDDSSTKVDVKEPFEADASTFSFADTLEAGDTSPSSFSARPSPHVTTASESELSTTATELLQDYMMTLRTKLSSQEIQQFAMLLHEYRNGASIHEFCINLKQLYGDSRKFLLLGLRPFIPEKDSQHFENFLETIGVKDGRGIITDSFGRYRRSLGAASASNGTGAASSSDEQSVPSEEDEWDRMISHISSDIEALGCSLDRDSS from the exons cctggaatTGTGTCTCCGTTCAAGCGAGTGTTCCTGAAGGGGGAGAAGGGCCGGGATAAGAAGGCGCAGGAGAAGGTGACGGAGCGGCGGCCGCTGCACACGGTGGTGGTGGCGCTGCCCGACCGCGTGGAGCCCGACCTGCTGCTCCACGACTACATCGAGAAGGAAGTCAAG TATTTAGGGCAGCTCACCTCCATCCCAGGGTACCTGAACCCCTCCAGCCGCACAGAGATCCTGCACTTGATCGACAATGCCAAG AGAGCCCATCAGCTCCCGGGGCAGCTGACCCCGGAGCACGACGCCGTCATCAGCCTCTCTGCCTACAACATCAAACTGGTGTGGAGGGACGGGGAGGATCTGATCCTCAGGGTGCCCATCCACGACATCGCCTCCGTGTCCTACATCCGGGATGACTCTGCACACCTGGTCGTGCTCAAGACAG cTCAGGATCCCGGGATCTCGCCGAGCCAGAGCCTGTGTGCCGAGGGCTCCAAGGCGCTGACGTCGGGCTCGCTGTCGGAGAGCGCCGGGGGGCCCCTGGAGTCCTGTTGCCTGGTGGTCCTGGCCACGGAGAACAAG GTGGGTGCCGAGGAGTtgtgctccctgctcagccaagTCTTCCAGATTGTTTACACCGAGTCCACCATCGACTTCCTGGACCGCGCCATTTTCGACGGCGCCTCGACGCCGACGCGGcacctgtccctgcacagcG atgACTCTTCCACCAAAGTGGATGTGAAGGAGCCCTTCGAGGCGGACGCCAGCACTTT TTCCTTTGCAGACACCCTGGAGGCCGGGGACACGTCCCCGTCATCCTTCTCGGCGCGCCCGTCCCCACACGTGACCACGGCCAGCGAGAGCGAGCTCAGCACCACGGCCACCGAGCTGCTGCAGGACTACATGATGACG CTCCGCACGAAGCTGTCCTCGCAGGAGATCCAGCAGTTCGCCATGCTGCTGCACGAGTACCGCAACGGGGCCTCCATCCATGAGTTCTGCATCAACCTCAAGCAGCTCTACGGGGACAGCAGGAAATTCCTGCTCCTGG GCCTGCGTCCCTTCATCCCGGAGAAGGACAGCCAGCACTTCGAGAACTTCCTGGAGACCATCGGGGTGAAGGATGGCCGCGGGATCATCACGGACAGCTTCGGCCGCTACCGGCGCTCCCTGGGCGCCGCCTCCGCCTCCAACGGCACCGGCGCCGCCAGCAGCTCCGACGAGCAGTCGGTGCCCTCGGAGGAGGACGAGTGGGACCGGATGATCTCCCACATCAGCAGCGACATCGAggccctgggctgcagcct